The DNA sequence TCGGGCGCTCGCGGTACAGCAGCACGCCGATCGCGATCATCCACACCGGCATGCTGGCGGCGATCAGCGTCACGTTGATCGGGGTGGAGGTCTGCAGCGCGAGGTACTGCAGCGAGTTGTAGCAGCCAATGCCGTACAGGCCCAGCAGCGCGAAGCGCCGCCAGCGCGACCACAGCGGGCTGCCGGGGCGCAGCACGCGCCAGCCCAGCGGCAGCAGGATCAGCGCGGCCAGCACCCAGCGCAGGAAGTTCAGCGTCAGCGGCGCCACCGTGCCGACCATCATGCGCCCGATCACGGCGTTACCCGCCCACAGCAGGGGCGGCAGGGTGAGCAGCAGGGCGGTGCGGGCGTCGATGCGGGTCATGCGTGCGGGCCTCAAAGGCCCGGCATGTTAGCGCCGCAATTCCAGCACTGCTCGAAGGGGCCTTCGATCAGCTCGTTGCAAGCTTGGCAGACCCGGCGCCGTTCGCGCGGGTGCTGCAGCTCGTGCAGCAGGGCGCGTGCGGCATCCAGCTGTCCGTCGTCGGCGATCCAGACCTCGGGCAGGCTCTGGTCGGGCGGGATCTCGCCGGCGATGCCGCTGGCATAGAGGCGCTGCACGCTGGCCTCGATGCCGGCGCGGTTCAGGCAGTCGGCCCAGACGGTGGCGATGGCGAGGTTGGGGGCCTGCGTGAGCTTGCGCATGCGGCCATGCTACTGCGCCGGCACCGCGGTGCGGTAGGCATGCCACGAGGCGTGCCCGAGCACCGGGCCGACCACCAGCAGGCCGAGGAACCAGGGCAGCATCGCCAGCACCACCAGCGCCGTGATCAGCGCGCCCCAGCACAGCATCACGAACGGCTGGGTCAGCACCAGCCGCAGGCTGGTCAGCGCGGCGGTGATCGCGTCGACCTGGCGGTCCAGGATCATCGGGATGGCCACCACGCTGACCGCGAAGATCAGCCCCGCGAACAGGCTGCCCACCGCGACATAGGCGACCAGGAACTCGAGGTGCTCGGCCGCCAGCAGCTGGCGGATCGAGCCCTGGAAGTCC is a window from the Caldimonas thermodepolymerans genome containing:
- a CDS encoding putative signal transducing protein, producing MRKLTQAPNLAIATVWADCLNRAGIEASVQRLYASGIAGEIPPDQSLPEVWIADDGQLDAARALLHELQHPRERRRVCQACNELIEGPFEQCWNCGANMPGL